A stretch of the Marmota flaviventris isolate mMarFla1 chromosome 12, mMarFla1.hap1, whole genome shotgun sequence genome encodes the following:
- the Exoc8 gene encoding exocyst complex component 8, protein MSDSGASRLRRQLESGGFEARLYVKQLSQQSDGDRDLQEHRQRVQALAEETAQNLKRNVYQNYRQFIETAREISYLESEMYQLSHLLTEQKSSLESIPLALLPAAAAGTAAAGTAEDTAGAGARDRRRGPTGFLPGPAGASREGAGEEGKQRTLTTLLEKVEGCRHLLEAGQYLVYNGDLVEYEADHMAQLQRVHGFLMNDCLLVATWLPQRRGMYRYNALYPLDGLAVVNVKDNPPMKDMFKLLMFPESRIFQAENAKIKREWLEVLEETKRALGEKRRREQEAAAAPRGPPQATPKAGNPFEEDDDEEPALPEVEEEKVDLSMEWIQELPEDLDVCIAQRDFEGAVDLLDKLNHYLEDKPSPPPVKELRAKVEERVRQLTEVLVFELSPDRSLRGGPKATRRAVSQLIRLGQCTKACELFLRNRAAAVHTAIRQLRIEGATLLYIHKLCHVFFTSLLETAKEFETDFAGTDSGCYSAFVVWARSAMGMFVDAFSKQVFDSKESLSTAAECVKVAKEHCQQLGDIGLDLTFIIHALLVRDIQGALHSYKEIIIEATKHRNSEEMWRRMNLMTPEALGKLKEEMRNCGVSNFEQYTGDDCWVNLSYTVVAFTKQTMGFLEEALKLYFPELHMVLLESLVEVILVAVQHVDYSLRCEQDPEKKAFIRQNASFLYETVLPVVEKRFEEGVGKPAKQLQDLRSTSRLIRVNPESTTSVV, encoded by the coding sequence ATGTCGGACAGCGGGGCCAGCCGCCTGCGGCGACAGCTGGAGTCGGGGGGCTTCGAGGCGCGGCTATACGTGAAGCAGTTGTCGCAGCAGTCGGACGGCGACCGCGACCTGCAGGAGCACCGGCAGCGCGTCCAGGCGCTGGCGGAGGAGACGGCGCAGAACCTGAAGCGCAACGTCTACCAGAACTACCGGCAGTTCATCGAGACGGCGCGCGAGATCTCCTACCTGGAGAGCGAGATGTACCAGCTCAGCCACCTGCTGACGGAGCAGAAGAGCAGCCTGGAGAGCATCCCGCTCGCGCTGctgcccgccgccgccgcgggcACCGCCGCCGCGGGCACCGCCGAGGACACGGCGGGCGCGGGGGCCCGGGACCGCCGGCGCGGCCCGACCGGCTTCCTGCCGGGGCCCGCGGGCGCCTCGCGCGAGGGCGCTGGCGAGGAGGGCAAGCAGCGCACGCTCACCACGTTGCTGGAGAAGGTGGAGGGCTGCAGGCACCTGCTGGAGGCGGGGCAGTACCTAGTGTACAACGGGGACCTGGTGGAGTACGAGGCGGACCACATGGCGCAGCTGCAGCGCGTGCACGGCTTTCTTATGAACGACTGTCTGCTGGTGGCCACCTGGCTGCCGCAGCGGCGCGGCATGTACCGCTACAACGCGCTGTACCCGCTGGACGGCCTGGCGGTGGTCAACGTCAAGGACAACCCGCCCATGAAGGATATGTTCAAGCTCCTTATGTTCCCCGAGAGCCGCATATTTCAGGCGGAAAACGCCAAGATCAAGCGCGAGTGGCTGGAAGTGCTGGAGGAGACCAAAAGGGCCCTAGGTGAGAAGAGACGGCGGGAACAGGAGGCGGCTGCTGCCCCGCGAGGGCCACCACAGGCAACTCCCAAGGCTGGCAACCCGTTCGAGGAGGACGACGATGAAGAACCAGCGCTTCctgaggtggaggaggagaaggtggaccTCTCAATGGAGTGGATCCAGGAGTTGCCCGAAGACCTGGATGTTTGTATTGCCCAGAGGGACTTTGAGGGCGCAGTGGACCTGCTGGACAAATTGAACCACTATCTGGAAGATAAGCCCAGCCCACCTCCTGTGAAAGAACTCAGGGCCAAGGTGGAGGAGCGGGTGCGACAGTTAACCGAGGTGCTGGTATTTGAGCTTTCCCCAGATCGCTCATTGAGAGGTGGTCCCAAGGCCACTCGAAGGGCAGTTTCTCAGCTGATCCGGCTTGGCCAGTGCACCAAAGCCTGTGAGCTGTTTCTGAGGAACAGGGCAGCAGCGGTGCACACTGCCATACGCCAGCTTCGAATCGAAGGAGCCACTCTGCTCTACATTCACAAGCTGTGCCATGTCTTCTTTACCAGCCTTCTTGAGACAGCGAAGGAGTTTGAGACAGACTTTGCAGGCACTGACAGTGGCTGCTACTCTGCCTTTGTGGTCTGGGCAAGATCAGCCATGGGCATGTTCGTGGATGCTTTCAGCAAGCAGGTGTTTGACAGCAAGGAGAGCCTCTCGACAGCTGCAGAGTGTGTGAAGGTGGCCAAGGAGCACTGCCAGCAGCTCGGGGACATCGGGCTGGACCTCACCTTCATCATCCATGCCCTGCTGGTGAGAGACATCCAGGGGGCCTTACACAGCTACAAGGAGATCATTATCGAAGCCACCAAGCACCGCAACTCTGAGGAGATGTGGAGGAGGATGAACCTGATGACCCCCGAGGCTCTGGGGAAGCTCAAGGAGGAGATGAGAAACTGTGGGGTCAGTAACTTCGAGCAGTACACTGGCGACGACTGCTGGGTGAACTTGAGCTACACGGTGGTGGCCTTCACCAAGCAGACCATGGGCTTCCTAGAGGAGGCGCTAAAGCTGTACTTCCCAGAACTGCACATGGTTCTCCTGGAGAGCCTGGTGGAAGTCATCCTGGTCGCCGTGCAGCATGTGGATTATAGTCTGCGTTGTGAGCAAGATCCAGAGAAGAAGGCATTTATCAGACAGAATGCGTCCTTTCTGTATGAAACAGTCCTCCCCGTGGTGGAGAAGAGGTTTGAAGAAGGTGTGGGGAAACCTGCCAAGCAGCTCCAAGACCTGAGGAGCACATCCAGACTCATCCGGGTGAACCCTGAGAGCACGACTTCCGTGGTCTGA